The Anaerolineales bacterium region TTCGCCATGTCGGGCGTCTTGCCGTTCATGTCGCTCATCGTCAGCACCAGCGTCTTCATTGCTGAGAAACGCTCCACCAGCTGGGTCAGATCGCCGTCGAAGAGCAGCTTGCCGTGATGGATGACGATGACGCGCTTGCACAATGCCTGCACATCCGCCATGTAGTGGCTGGTCAGCAGCACCGTGGCCTTGTAGCGCTGGTTGTACTCCTGGATGAAGGCGCGGATGCGGCGCTGCATAGTCACGTCCAGGCCGATGGTCGGCTCGTCCAGGAATAGCACGCCGGGCCGGTGCAGCAGAGCGCCGACCATCTCGGCCTTCATGCGCTCGCCGAGCGAGAGGTTGCGCACCGGCTTCTTGACCAGGTCCTTAAGCTGCATGACCTCGATCATCTCGTCACGCGCCTGCTTGAACTGCTCCATGGGAATGCCGTAGATGGCGCGGTACAGGTCATACGAGTCGATTGCGGGGATGTCCCAGTTCAGCTGACTGCGTTGGCCCATCACCAGAGTGATCTGCTCCAGAAATTCGCGCTGGCGTTTCTGCGGCACATGCCCCGCCACGCTCAGCTCACCGCTGGTGGGG contains the following coding sequences:
- a CDS encoding ATP-binding cassette domain-containing protein translates to MSTNSITVKDLRKTYKVPEREAGLKAAVKSLVARKTKDVHAVDGISFQIEPGEIVGFLGPNGAGKTTTLKMLSGLLYPTSGELSVAGHVPQKRQREFLEQITLVMGQRSQLNWDIPAIDSYDLYRAIYGIPMEQFKQARDEMIEVMQLKDLVKKPVRNLSLGERMKAEMVGALLHRPGVLFLDEPTIGLDVTMQRRIRAFIQEYNQRYKATVLLTSHYMADVQALCKRVIVIHHGKLLFDGDLTQLVERFSAMKTLVLTMSDMNGKTPDMAKYGTVVTQEPNRVVLRVAKTDAPQVTARLLADLPVTDLTVDDPPIEEVIESVFDAPETSE